One part of the Muntiacus reevesi chromosome 20, mMunRee1.1, whole genome shotgun sequence genome encodes these proteins:
- the LOC136151217 gene encoding olfactory receptor 2G3-like: protein MTTINESLAGDFILVGFSDHPQLEKILFVVVLISYLLTLLGNTAIILLSCLDPMLHTPMYYFLTHLSFVDLCFTTSIAPQLLWNLHGPYKTISPTGCAIQLYTSLALGSTECVLLAVMAFDRYAAVCQPLHYATVMHSRLCQSLVGMAWLSGVGNTLIQGTITLRLPRCGNRRIYHFICEVPTMVKLACVNIHANEVQLFMASLVLLLLPLTLILISYGYIAQAVMRIRSAQAWRKALGTCGSHLLVVTLFYGTSTAVYIQPNSSYAHSQGKFITLLYTIVTPTLNPLIYTLRNKDVKGALKRLLQKDRAQQSEKLKR from the coding sequence ATGACGACGATTAATGAGAGTTTGGCAGGGGATTTCATTCTGGTGGGCTTCTCCGACCACCCACAGCTTGAGAAGATCCTCTTTGTGGTTGTGTTAATCTCCTATCTCCTGACACTGCTAGGCAACACAGCAATCATCTTGCTCTCTTGTCTGGATCCCATGctccacacacccatgtattATTTTCTTACCCATCTCTCCTTTGTTGACCTCTGCTTTACCACCAGCATTGCTCCCCAACTGCTATGGAACCTCCATGGTCCATACAAGACAATCAGTCCTACGGGCTGTGCCATTCAACTCTACACATCCCTGGCACTGGGATCCACTGAATGTGTTCTCCTAGCTGTCATGGCGTTTGATCGCTATGCTGCTGTTTGTCAACCACTCCATTATGCCACAGTTATGCACTCACGACTTTGCCAGTCTCTGGTAGGAATGGCATGGTTGAGTGGAGTGGGCAACACCCTAATTCAGGGCACCATCACCCTTCGCCTGCCCCGTTGTGGGAACCGCAGGATTTACCACTTCATCTGCGAAGTGCCTACCATGGTCAAGTTGGCCTGTGTAAACATTCATGCCAATGAGGTCCAGCTCTTCATGGCTTCCTTGgtgcttctcctcctccctctgacacTTATCTTGATCTCATATGGATACATTGCTCAAGCAGTAATGAGGATCAGGTCAGCTCAAGCCTGGCGAAAAGCCCTTGGCACTTGTGGGTCTCACCTCTTGGTAGTAACTCTCTTCTATGGAACCAGCACAGCTGTCTATATCCAACCCAACAGTTCTTATGCTCACAGTCAAGGGAAGTTCATAACCCTTTTGTACACCATTGTGACTCCCACCCTTAACCCTCTCATTTACACTCTGAGAAACAAAGATGTAAAGGGGGCTTTGAAGAGGTTGCTACAGAAAGACAGAGCGCAGCAGAGTGAGAAACTGAAGAGGTAA